The Corynebacterium auriscanis genome includes the window GTTGGAGGTCAGCCCACCTCAGCCATGGGTGAAAACAGCGCGTCGGCCACACCACCGGGTGTTCCCGGTATTTCCCCCGCCGATCCAGCTTCCGCACAATTCGCCGCCGAGCAGCTCCGCTCCGCTCTGGGCAAAACGATCCCAGATGCCCACGCTTCCCTCCCGGAGCGACTTTTCACTCCCTATGATGGCCACCTCATGCCCGGTACCAGTGCGCTCCAACTGGCAGTTTCACGAGCCAATCCCCTGTCGTGGCATGTACCCGCGGTGCTCATTTTCGGGCTCACGATTGTGCTAACCATCGGTTGGTTTCTCGTCGCACGGAAAGCCATCCAATGGGGTGCTTCTCCTGGCCTCGCCTTAATCGTCTACACCGCCGCGTGCGTATCCCCATTCCTCAGCTCGGCCACAGGATGGTGGTCGGCAGCGATTAACGCGTTGGCATGGCAACTGGCCGCCGTGGGAATCCTGCTTGTTGGCCTGCACGCGAAGAACCGCACCGTGGCGTTGTCTATCGCTTTCACCGGCATCCAATTAACGGCTTTGCTCTTCACCGAAAAAGCCCTCAGCCTCGTCGCCATCATTGCCACCGTGACGTGGGTGCGTGCCCAGGTGCAGCGCCAACCCCGCCTCCTGCGAGCCACGATTGCCCCGGCGGTGCTGACTGTTGCATGGGCCGCCTGGTACCTCTCCATCGCGGGATTCCACGATGATTCCGAAGGTTTCGCCGTCACGACCGCTGTCCCGAAGGCCTTAGCCACGCTTGTTCTTCCCGGCATGATAGGCGGGCCCTGGGTATGGGATCGATGGCATCCGGGTTCACCCTTCGCGGACTTGGCGCTGGGTATCGCTGTGCCGGTCTCCCTCGCGATCGTGACGGGGTTGCTCTACCTGGCTTGGCGAGTGGTTTCCAACTCCACCCGCAGCACCCGGCGCGCGATGTGCGTCCTTGCGATGATTGTGGGCGCCAGCTTCGCTTACTTGGCCGCGGTCCTTGTGGTCATGGTCCGGGCGCGTACTAGTACGGGCACCACGGATCTTCTCCCGCGCACCCCCCACTATTACGCGGATTGGTGGACTTTCACCCTCGTGGTGGTATTGCTGGGTGGGATTGCCCTTTCTTCCCGACGCCCCTCCGACCATCCCCCTGCAATCCCCACAGGGCGCCGGTTTTCTGTGGCCGCGATGTTCTTGGCCATTTCTGCCACGATATCCACTGTGACCTGGACAATGACTTGGCAGGATGATCCCACGCGGGAATACCTAGCAAATCTCCGCCAGACGGTGGTGGATCCACAGCGGGCGGGCACGCTTTCCCCCTTACTCAGCCAGCCAGCACGAATCGATGTGCTGTCCCCGCTTTTGCACCCGTTCAATTCAATCAACGCAATAGCGGGCGTACCAGTGGCTACGCATACCACGCAACCTAAAGTTGTGGACGATTCGGGACGATTAGTGGACGCGGGTGTGCTGCGCGTGGCGTCGAATAAAAAGGGCACTGAGCCCCAGTGCGGAACCCGCATTACGGCGGGTAAACCGCGCGTGGTGGTGCTGGATCAGCCACTGCCTTTCGGGGATTGGACGTGGGAGTTCAATGCGGCGGCGACACAAGACGCGCAGGTCCGGATCAGTATGCCGAATGGTTTACAGTCGGCTTCGGAAGTCTCGAAGCGGGCGGTCACGGTGCCCGTTGGGACGGAGCTGCAAACGCAGTGGGTGCGGATTAATGGGGTGGGTGGAACTATCGCCTTGGAAGTACAGGGGGCCGAGGGGACCAGTGTGTGCTTAGGCGAGGGAGCGATCGGGCCATTGCTGCCGGTACAACAATAACGGCAAACAAGCCGTCCCGCTGGGGCTGTGCGGAGAACTAGCACGTGGCTCGCTCGCCCCTTTTCATCGCGCTAGTCTTCGCCTGCCGTGCCCAAGTGACGATCGATGTAGCGGACGGCCAGACCGGAACCGTTGACCGCCTGGTAGTTCACGTGGATACCCTGGCCCACGATGAGGTTAGGGATGCCTGCATAAAACGCAGCTTGTTCCCGCGGATCCAAGCGATCGATGGTCGACTTGGCCTGAGCCCAGGGGGAGAAACCGGTGAGGATTGCGCTGCGGGCAAAGGCCTTCGTCAACGGCGCAGCTGACCGTGGAGTATCGCAAACTAGATCACCACGGCGGCAAATCTCGAGCACCCGGTCATTGAGTTTGCCATACCCTCCCTTGAGCTCTCCGAAAGCGCCATCAGTGCGTGGAGCGCCACCTGCCTGGGCAACGTCGCCGTGCGCGGAGCGGTTGGGGTTGGCGATCATCACGGCGGAATCCAAACGATTAGCGGCAATGGGACCGCGCCCATACGCAATATCATTAACGATTCGCGAGGCAATATCAGATCCCATGGAGTACCCAATGATGCTGAACGTGGCCTGCGGGCAATGAGCAGCCTCGCGCGCGATGAGGGTCCGTGCCTTTTGATAGCCGTTCGTCCGAGTTTGCTCGTAGCTGTAGGCGCCACCGGGGATCGAGGAGAAAGATGCGTACCGATCCACCACTTTTCCGGGGTGATTCACACGCAGCTGGGAGCCCACCTCTGCGGTGTAGGCTCCTACAGGCAGGGTTTCCGGAAGATTGGCCGCAGTGTTTGCCCCACCGGGCACATTAACAACGATATGCGGTGCGCACCCCCGAGGGGCCAAGGACGTACCCACCTGGGATGACCCAATGGAAACATGGTTGAGGGGCAACCCTGGCAGGCTCGGTAGCTGGGCCTGCGCGGTGGCACCGGTGGATGAAGAAACATTCATACCCACGGTTCCAGTGATAGCTGCGGTGGCACCGACCGCCGCGATCATGCCTCGGGTGACCTTTGCCCGGAATGATTGTCGACGTGAGTTCACAGCTTGAGTTGGCTTTGTAACCGCCACTGCAGCAGTGTGAGTAAGTTTGTTCACCGTTTGTGACCTCATTGTTCCTCGTGTACTCGCCACCTCGTTTAGGGCAGGCGGGAGCAATTGACTTCGATCGGCCTGATGCGCGGGATCGCAAACAGACAGGGTAGTCCCACGCCAGTCGGTTCGAGAGTCCAATACTTTATAAATTTAAAACCGCAGTGATTATATGCGACGCGCGTGAGGGCGTCCACACCAGCAGTAAAACAACAACACCAAGTAAACTTTGCCTCAAACGCATAACGCGCATATCCACAGTCACCACGTGGTGGTGCGCCGCCCCTTAATGGGTCGCCCATAAGCAACATTTTTACGAAAGGCCTACCGAATGGCATTTGGACTAGCTGCGCTTCTCGACGACGTAGCACTGATCGCAAAAAAGGCCGCGGCCAGCGCTGATGACGTAGCCAGCATGACGGGCCGTACCAGTGCTAAGGCCGCCGGTGTGGTGGTAGACGACGCTGCGGTGACTCCACGCTTTGTGGAGGGCGTATCCCCTGCCCGTGAGTTGCCCATCATTTGGCGCATCACTAAGGGCAGCTTGCGCAACAAGCTGCTGATCATTCTCCCTATCATTTTGCTGCTCAGCTGGCTGCTACCGTGGGCCCTCACGCCGCTGTTGATGATTGGT containing:
- a CDS encoding cutinase family protein; its protein translation is MNKLTHTAAVAVTKPTQAVNSRRQSFRAKVTRGMIAAVGATAAITGTVGMNVSSSTGATAQAQLPSLPGLPLNHVSIGSSQVGTSLAPRGCAPHIVVNVPGGANTAANLPETLPVGAYTAEVGSQLRVNHPGKVVDRYASFSSIPGGAYSYEQTRTNGYQKARTLIAREAAHCPQATFSIIGYSMGSDIASRIVNDIAYGRGPIAANRLDSAVMIANPNRSAHGDVAQAGGAPRTDGAFGELKGGYGKLNDRVLEICRRGDLVCDTPRSAAPLTKAFARSAILTGFSPWAQAKSTIDRLDPREQAAFYAGIPNLIVGQGIHVNYQAVNGSGLAVRYIDRHLGTAGED